One window of Cohnella hashimotonis genomic DNA carries:
- a CDS encoding 3D domain-containing protein yields the protein MGAIPLQGTHDPRPTGKLTAARWLHEHLRLILLSAILSFALTICLIMLLHGASAKSVTVVDGGKSTVIQTRTSDVSALLKEMGITVGPNDRLSSALTSSVEDGTRVVIDRAMSVQLVADGKKETKYTTVKTVGDLLKNEGIALSAEDKVTPALTSKIDEGLQVKVVRVTREVVTTEHPMAYKVVKTADKNLLVGKTKVVQTGKQGLLVKKFERVYEDGKLVNEQLVYKSLDQPIVQQVVAVGAKKKAAVVSLAYNKASDNVKTLQLNGKSVKVKSVLSGVTLTAYSAGPASTGKDVGDVGYGITASGTRVSEGRTIAVDPDVVPLGWWVYIEGIGFRRAEDTGSAIKGKKIDVYYDSERYANKFGKKRGNTVYVIGPVKPSAD from the coding sequence CAAGGGACCCATGATCCACGACCGACCGGCAAGCTTACCGCAGCGCGATGGTTGCATGAGCATCTGCGTTTGATTCTCTTGAGCGCAATTTTGTCCTTTGCTCTTACCATCTGTCTCATCATGCTGCTACACGGCGCGTCCGCCAAGAGCGTGACCGTCGTGGACGGCGGGAAATCTACCGTCATCCAAACCCGTACTTCCGATGTCTCCGCCTTGCTGAAGGAGATGGGCATCACGGTCGGTCCAAACGATCGGTTGTCGTCAGCGCTCACGTCCTCGGTTGAGGACGGCACGCGAGTCGTCATCGATCGGGCTATGAGCGTACAGCTCGTCGCAGACGGGAAGAAAGAGACCAAATATACAACAGTCAAGACGGTGGGCGATCTGCTCAAGAACGAAGGCATCGCGCTCTCCGCCGAAGACAAAGTCACGCCGGCCCTTACGTCGAAGATCGACGAGGGTCTGCAGGTGAAAGTCGTCCGCGTCACCCGGGAGGTCGTTACGACCGAGCATCCGATGGCGTACAAAGTCGTCAAGACAGCGGATAAAAACTTGCTGGTCGGCAAGACGAAGGTCGTGCAGACGGGCAAGCAAGGCTTGTTGGTGAAAAAATTCGAGCGCGTCTACGAAGACGGCAAGCTCGTTAATGAACAGCTCGTCTACAAATCGCTTGATCAGCCGATCGTGCAGCAAGTCGTAGCCGTCGGCGCGAAGAAAAAAGCGGCTGTCGTATCGCTCGCCTACAACAAGGCGTCGGACAATGTAAAGACGCTCCAATTGAACGGTAAATCCGTGAAGGTGAAGAGCGTATTGTCCGGGGTTACGTTAACCGCTTATTCCGCGGGTCCGGCTTCGACGGGCAAGGACGTAGGAGACGTGGGCTACGGCATCACAGCCTCCGGTACCAGAGTATCCGAAGGACGCACGATTGCCGTCGATCCGGATGTCGTGCCTTTGGGCTGGTGGGTCTACATCGAGGGCATCGGTTTCCGCCGCGCGGAAGACACGGGCAGCGCGATCAAGGGCAAGAAGATCGACGTGTACTACGACAGCGAGAGATATGCGAATAAGTTCGGCAAGAAACGCGGTAACACCGTATACGTCATCGGTCCGGTTAAGCCGTCGGCCGACTGA
- the spoVG gene encoding septation regulator SpoVG → MQITDVRLRRVNSEGRMKAIASITIDNEFVVHDIRVIDGNNGMFVAMPSKRTPDGEFRDIAHPISSGTREKIQSAVLAEYERAAVEEEEVLVEGA, encoded by the coding sequence GTGCAAATTACAGATGTTAGACTCCGCCGCGTTAATTCCGAGGGGCGAATGAAGGCCATCGCGTCTATCACGATCGACAACGAGTTCGTCGTCCATGATATTCGCGTGATCGACGGCAACAACGGCATGTTCGTTGCGATGCCGAGCAAGCGTACGCCCGACGGAGAATTCCGAGATATCGCTCATCCCATTTCTTCGGGCACGCGCGAGAAGATCCAGTCCGCCGTACTCGCCGAGTACGAGCGCGCTGCCGTGGAAGAAGAAGAGGTGCTGGTCGAAGGTGCGTAG
- the glmU gene encoding bifunctional UDP-N-acetylglucosamine diphosphorylase/glucosamine-1-phosphate N-acetyltransferase GlmU, with translation MTRMAVILAAGQGKRMKSKLYKVLHPVCGKPMVGHVLDAVRGIGCERAVVVVGHGAEAVQQTLGDSVEYALQQQQLGTGHAVLQAASAIGSADGVTLVVCGDTPLVSSETLEALIALHAAEGAAASILTAELAQPAGYGRIVRGEDGSVLRIVEQKDCTPEQAAIREINTGTYCFDNRKLFDALAAVTNDNAQGEYYLTDVIGILQARGERISASVAADPAESIGVNDRIALSEAERLMRERIARRHQTNGVTIVDPAGTYIEAGVQIGADTVLYPGTFLRGGTIVGEDCVIGPGADLTDTSVGDGTTIRQSVAESAQLGAGCAVGPFAYLRPGTKLADNVKIGDFVEIKNAEIGAGTKVPHLSYVGDAVVGSGTNIGCGTITANYDGYNKSKTVIGDDAFIGSNSNLIAPVTIGNGAYVVAGSTVTQDVPGGSVAIARARQVNKEGYADKLRARAKSKKESTAKRKDGEDARE, from the coding sequence ATGACGAGAATGGCTGTGATTCTGGCTGCCGGACAAGGCAAGCGGATGAAATCTAAATTATATAAAGTGCTGCATCCTGTATGCGGTAAGCCTATGGTCGGGCACGTGCTGGACGCCGTCCGCGGCATCGGCTGCGAGCGTGCCGTCGTCGTCGTAGGCCACGGCGCGGAGGCGGTACAGCAGACATTGGGCGACTCCGTCGAATATGCGCTTCAGCAGCAGCAGCTTGGAACCGGCCACGCGGTGCTTCAGGCCGCATCCGCGATCGGCAGCGCAGATGGCGTGACGCTCGTCGTCTGCGGAGATACGCCGCTTGTCAGCTCGGAGACGCTTGAAGCTCTTATCGCGCTGCATGCGGCCGAAGGCGCTGCGGCCTCGATTCTGACCGCCGAGCTCGCGCAGCCGGCAGGCTACGGACGCATCGTCCGCGGCGAAGACGGCAGCGTGCTCCGCATCGTCGAGCAGAAGGATTGCACGCCGGAGCAAGCGGCGATCCGTGAGATCAATACCGGCACCTATTGCTTCGACAATAGGAAGCTGTTCGATGCGCTCGCCGCGGTTACGAACGACAACGCCCAAGGCGAGTACTACCTCACCGACGTCATCGGCATTCTCCAGGCGCGCGGCGAGCGTATCTCGGCCTCGGTCGCGGCGGACCCGGCCGAGTCGATCGGCGTTAACGATCGCATCGCGCTGTCCGAGGCGGAGCGGCTGATGCGGGAGCGCATCGCGCGCCGCCATCAGACGAACGGCGTGACGATCGTGGATCCGGCCGGCACCTATATCGAGGCAGGCGTCCAGATCGGCGCCGACACGGTGCTGTATCCGGGCACTTTCCTGCGCGGCGGCACGATCGTCGGCGAGGACTGCGTCATCGGCCCTGGCGCGGATCTGACCGATACATCCGTCGGTGACGGCACGACGATCCGCCAGTCGGTGGCGGAGTCCGCGCAGCTCGGCGCCGGATGCGCCGTTGGCCCGTTCGCTTACCTGCGGCCGGGCACGAAGCTCGCGGACAACGTCAAGATCGGCGACTTCGTCGAGATCAAGAACGCCGAGATCGGCGCCGGCACCAAAGTCCCGCATCTGAGCTACGTAGGCGACGCGGTCGTCGGCAGCGGCACCAACATCGGCTGCGGGACGATTACCGCCAACTACGACGGGTATAATAAATCGAAGACCGTCATCGGCGACGATGCCTTCATCGGCAGCAACTCCAACCTGATCGCACCGGTGACCATCGGCAACGGCGCCTACGTGGTCGCCGGCTCCACCGTCACGCAGGACGTGCCGGGCGGCAGCGTCGCGATTGCGCGCGCCCGGCAGGTGAACAAAGAAGGCTACGCCGATAAGCTGCGCGCAAGAGCCAAGTCGAAGAAGGAATCCACCGCGAAGCGCAAAGACGGAGAAGACGCCAGAGAATAG
- a CDS encoding small, acid-soluble spore protein, alpha/beta type — MSRRRRGRTMTESFKTELAKDLGFYGKVESEGWGAISTKDAGNMVKRAIQLAEQSLARKQD, encoded by the coding sequence ATGAGCCGCAGGCGCAGGGGACGGACGATGACCGAGTCGTTCAAGACGGAGCTCGCCAAGGATCTGGGTTTCTACGGGAAGGTCGAGAGCGAAGGCTGGGGCGCCATCAGCACGAAGGACGCCGGCAATATGGTCAAGCGGGCGATTCAGCTGGCCGAGCAGTCGCTTGCGCGCAAGCAGGACTGA
- the rnmV gene encoding ribonuclease M5 — protein sequence MIRADRGNNGASGVDGISLARIAEIIVVEGKEDTVAIRRAVDADTIETGGSAIDEKVLRRIELARERRGVIIFTDPDVPGEKIRKIIEARVPGCSHAFLAKADARGKDGIGVEHASPEAIRAALARVRASAGGRIAVSAHGAIAQSGAEAASAATASEAATAGVDAVGADHRASASASAGAGEPEIAWPDLIDAGLIVHPAAASRRERMGELLGIGYANGKQFYKRLGMFRITRTEFAEALRQLTREGVGE from the coding sequence ATGATACGAGCGGACCGGGGAAACAACGGAGCGAGCGGGGTGGACGGCATCAGCCTGGCTAGAATAGCGGAGATCATCGTCGTTGAAGGCAAGGAGGATACCGTGGCGATCCGGAGGGCCGTCGACGCGGATACGATCGAGACGGGCGGCTCTGCGATCGACGAAAAAGTGCTGCGGCGTATCGAGCTGGCCCGCGAGCGGCGCGGCGTCATTATTTTCACGGATCCCGACGTGCCGGGCGAGAAAATACGCAAGATCATCGAGGCGAGGGTGCCGGGGTGCAGCCATGCCTTCTTGGCAAAGGCGGATGCGCGCGGCAAGGACGGCATAGGCGTCGAGCACGCGAGCCCGGAGGCGATACGTGCGGCGCTGGCCCGCGTACGGGCATCGGCAGGGGGCCGCATTGCGGTCAGTGCCCATGGCGCGATTGCGCAGTCTGGCGCTGAGGCCGCATCAGCGGCGACTGCATCTGAGGCAGCGACGGCGGGCGTTGACGCGGTAGGCGCTGACCACAGGGCCTCAGCCAGCGCCTCCGCGGGAGCCGGGGAGCCTGAGATCGCCTGGCCGGATCTGATCGATGCGGGGCTGATCGTGCATCCGGCCGCTGCGAGCCGCAGGGAGCGCATGGGCGAGCTGCTGGGCATCGGTTACGCCAACGGCAAGCAGTTCTATAAGCGGCTCGGCATGTTTCGCATTACGCGGACGGAGTTCGCCGAGGCGCTGAGGCAGTTGACGAGAGAGGGAGTAGGCGAATGA
- the purR gene encoding pur operon repressor — protein MKKLKRSARLVEMTQYLLDRPHTLISLTAFAERYQSAKSSISEDLAIIKEVFEDEGIGELHTLAGAAGGVRFIPKCRKDQALRKIEEVCSMLEQPDRLLPGGYLYMTDLLGQPGLLQDLGRMFATAFADRDIDFIMTVETKGIPLAHAASQYLNVPVVIVRRDHKVTEGSVVSINYVSGSNKRIQTMSLARRALKEQSRVLIIDDFMKAGGTIQGMVDLLSEFRAIVAGVGVLVESGEVDNEERLLHDYISLARLTEVDLKSRHIAVQPGNFFQP, from the coding sequence ATGAAAAAGTTAAAGCGCAGTGCGCGGCTCGTAGAAATGACGCAATATCTGCTGGATCGTCCCCACACGTTAATATCGTTGACAGCATTCGCCGAGCGTTACCAGTCCGCCAAGTCGTCGATCAGCGAAGATCTTGCGATCATCAAGGAAGTATTCGAGGACGAAGGAATCGGCGAGCTGCACACATTGGCGGGTGCGGCCGGCGGCGTTCGCTTCATTCCGAAGTGCCGCAAGGACCAAGCGCTCCGCAAGATCGAAGAGGTATGCAGCATGCTGGAGCAGCCGGATCGTCTGCTGCCCGGCGGATACTTATATATGACCGATCTGCTCGGCCAGCCCGGGCTGCTGCAGGATCTCGGTCGCATGTTCGCCACCGCGTTCGCGGACCGGGACATCGACTTCATCATGACGGTGGAGACGAAGGGTATTCCTCTCGCGCATGCCGCGTCCCAATATCTCAACGTCCCTGTCGTCATCGTCAGACGCGATCACAAGGTGACGGAGGGCTCCGTCGTCAGTATCAATTACGTCTCCGGCTCCAATAAGCGGATTCAGACGATGTCGCTGGCCCGCCGCGCGCTTAAGGAGCAGAGCCGCGTGCTCATCATCGACGACTTCATGAAGGCCGGAGGTACAATCCAAGGCATGGTCGATTTGCTTAGCGAATTCAGGGCGATCGTTGCCGGCGTCGGCGTGCTGGTCGAATCGGGCGAGGTGGACAACGAGGAACGTCTGCTTCACGATTATATTTCGCTGGCGCGCCTCACGGAGGTCGATCTGAAGTCGAGGCATATCGCGGTACAGCCAGGCAACTTCTTTCAGCCTTGA
- a CDS encoding ribose-phosphate diphosphokinase — protein sequence MSYPDNTLKLFSCSSNPRLAEAIARHISVPLGDVKVTRFSDGEIHIRLNESVRGADVFVVQSTSWPVNEHLMELLVMVDALKRASAKTINVVIPYYGYGRQDRKARSRDPITAKLVANLIETAGAHRVIAMDLHAMQIQGFFDIPVDHLLGVPILGDYFQSKGLIAPVVVSPDHGGVVRARRLADELQAPLAIIDKRRPEPNVVEVMNIIGDVSGRTAILIDDIIDTAGTICLAAQALKEAGAREIYACCTHAVLSGQAMERLEASPITEVTVTDTIPLRSPGASTKMRVLSVAPLLGEAIVRIHEQQSISKLFEPHA from the coding sequence ATGAGCTACCCTGACAATACCCTGAAGCTATTTTCCTGCAGCTCGAATCCTCGCCTGGCGGAAGCGATCGCCAGGCATATCAGCGTGCCGCTCGGCGACGTGAAGGTCACCCGCTTCAGCGATGGGGAGATCCATATCCGGCTGAACGAGAGCGTGCGCGGCGCGGACGTATTCGTCGTCCAGTCCACCTCCTGGCCGGTCAACGAGCATCTGATGGAGCTGCTCGTCATGGTCGATGCGCTCAAGCGCGCCTCCGCCAAGACGATCAACGTCGTCATTCCTTATTACGGCTACGGACGTCAGGATCGCAAGGCGCGGTCGCGCGACCCGATCACCGCGAAGCTGGTCGCCAATCTCATCGAGACGGCAGGCGCTCACCGCGTCATCGCCATGGACCTGCACGCCATGCAGATCCAGGGCTTCTTCGACATCCCGGTCGATCATCTGCTTGGCGTCCCGATCCTCGGCGATTACTTCCAGAGCAAGGGCCTGATCGCCCCCGTCGTCGTGTCTCCCGACCACGGCGGCGTGGTGCGGGCGCGCCGGCTGGCGGACGAGCTCCAGGCGCCGCTCGCCATTATCGACAAGCGTCGTCCGGAGCCCAACGTCGTCGAGGTGATGAACATCATTGGCGACGTCTCCGGACGCACCGCGATCCTGATCGACGACATTATCGACACCGCCGGCACGATCTGCCTGGCGGCGCAGGCGCTCAAGGAAGCAGGAGCGCGCGAGATCTACGCCTGCTGCACGCATGCCGTGCTGTCCGGACAAGCTATGGAACGGCTGGAAGCATCGCCGATCACCGAGGTGACGGTGACCGATACGATCCCGCTCCGCTCGCCTGGCGCCTCGACCAAGATGCGCGTGCTGTCGGTCGCTCCGCTGCTCGGCGAAGCGATCGTGCGCATCCACGAGCAGCAATCCATCAGCAAGCTATTTGAACCGCACGCCTGA
- the rsmA gene encoding 16S rRNA (adenine(1518)-N(6)/adenine(1519)-N(6))-dimethyltransferase RsmA has translation MTKHAGGAGGLAGAMDIATPTRTKDIIRKHGFTFKKSLGQNFLIDKNILDKIVDAAALNKDKGALEIGPGIGALTERLAQEAGKVAAVEIDNRLIPILEEVLSPYPHVSVVHGDVLKTDLAKLWAERFASCSQVSVVANLPYYVTTPIVMTLLEQKLPLDRIVVMVQKEVAERMAAKPGGKDYGTLSIAVQYYCVPDIVCVVPSGAFIPAPNVDSAVIRLTKREAPPVDVSDETRFFRVVHAAFTQRRKTLHNNLAALVGKDRKGELAGLLEASGIKPERRGETLSLQEFATLSEALASAGLIE, from the coding sequence ATGACGAAGCATGCGGGAGGCGCGGGCGGCCTGGCGGGCGCCATGGACATCGCGACGCCGACGCGGACGAAGGATATTATCCGCAAGCACGGCTTTACCTTCAAGAAAAGCCTCGGTCAGAACTTTCTGATCGACAAAAATATATTGGACAAAATCGTGGATGCCGCGGCGCTCAACAAAGACAAGGGCGCGTTGGAGATCGGCCCCGGCATCGGCGCGCTGACGGAGCGGCTCGCGCAGGAAGCAGGCAAGGTCGCCGCGGTTGAGATCGATAACCGGCTGATCCCGATTCTCGAAGAAGTGCTCTCGCCCTATCCGCACGTATCCGTCGTACACGGCGACGTGCTGAAGACCGACCTTGCGAAGTTATGGGCAGAGCGGTTCGCTAGCTGCAGCCAGGTCAGCGTCGTAGCGAACCTGCCGTACTACGTGACGACGCCGATCGTCATGACGCTGCTCGAGCAGAAGCTGCCGCTCGACCGGATCGTCGTCATGGTCCAGAAGGAAGTGGCCGAGCGGATGGCGGCCAAGCCCGGCGGCAAAGACTACGGCACGCTTAGCATCGCCGTCCAATATTACTGCGTGCCGGACATCGTCTGCGTGGTGCCGTCCGGCGCCTTCATCCCTGCGCCCAACGTCGACTCGGCGGTCATTCGGCTGACCAAGCGAGAGGCGCCGCCGGTCGACGTTTCCGACGAGACGCGCTTCTTCCGCGTCGTGCACGCCGCCTTCACGCAGCGCCGCAAGACGCTGCACAACAACCTGGCCGCGCTCGTCGGCAAGGATCGCAAGGGCGAGCTCGCCGGCCTGCTTGAAGCGAGCGGCATAAAGCCGGAGCGGCGCGGCGAGACGCTGTCGCTTCAAGAATTCGCGACGTTGTCCGAAGCATTGGCCTCCGCAGGCTTGATCGAATAA
- the yabG gene encoding sporulation peptidase YabG codes for MKLGDLVVRKSYGGDVLFRIAALLQTTAVLRGTDYRLLADAPVGDLEQVRNPDELRGPRTARVQAGESVRRMQAERAHAQEGIEEAGTTGQRKPYFEMPGKVLHLDGDVNYLKKSMAVYRQLRMPAEGVHCHESQMAAAVADLLPKVMPDIVVITGHDGVYKNRTDYEQLSSYKNTGNFIQAVRTARSYDKSKDSLIVVAGACQSHFEALMSAGANFASSPARIMIHALDPVYVAVRAAFTPFRETIDLPDVISNTISGMRGVGGVESLGKYRIGLPNIKPTNIVPTLPAAEFG; via the coding sequence ATGAAGCTAGGGGACTTGGTCGTCCGCAAATCTTACGGCGGCGATGTATTGTTCCGAATCGCCGCCCTGCTGCAGACTACGGCGGTGCTGCGGGGAACGGATTATCGGCTGCTCGCGGACGCGCCCGTAGGAGACCTCGAGCAGGTACGGAACCCGGACGAGCTGCGCGGCCCCCGAACAGCGCGCGTGCAGGCCGGCGAATCGGTGAGACGGATGCAGGCGGAGCGTGCCCACGCCCAGGAAGGGATCGAGGAAGCGGGCACGACCGGGCAGCGCAAGCCGTACTTTGAGATGCCGGGCAAGGTGCTTCACCTGGACGGCGACGTCAATTATTTGAAAAAGAGCATGGCCGTATACAGGCAGCTGCGCATGCCCGCCGAAGGCGTGCACTGCCACGAATCGCAGATGGCTGCCGCAGTTGCCGACCTGCTGCCAAAGGTAATGCCCGATATTGTAGTGATCACAGGTCACGATGGTGTCTATAAGAACAGGACCGATTACGAGCAGCTGTCGAGCTATAAAAACACGGGCAACTTCATCCAGGCCGTCCGAACCGCGCGCAGCTACGATAAGAGCAAGGACTCCCTGATTGTCGTCGCAGGCGCCTGCCAGTCTCACTTCGAGGCGTTGATGTCCGCCGGAGCCAACTTCGCCAGCTCCCCGGCACGCATCATGATCCACGCGCTCGATCCGGTGTATGTCGCCGTCCGTGCCGCCTTTACGCCGTTCAGGGAGACGATCGACCTGCCGGATGTCATCTCGAATACAATCAGCGGCATGCGGGGTGTCGGCGGCGTCGAATCGCTGGGCAAATATCGCATCGGACTTCCGAACATCAAGCCGACCAACATCGTCCCTACGCTACCAGCTGCGGAATTTGGCTGA
- the veg gene encoding biofilm formation stimulator Veg yields the protein MSKNALLDIKRSLEPHIGSKIMLRANGGRRKTIERTGVLEEIYPSVFIVKLDQEQNAFKRVSYSYADILTESVEVMLCNEQGQVRIDLQH from the coding sequence ATGTCCAAGAACGCGCTTCTGGATATCAAACGAAGCTTGGAGCCGCATATCGGATCCAAGATCATGCTCCGCGCCAACGGTGGCCGCCGTAAAACCATCGAACGCACGGGAGTTCTCGAAGAAATTTACCCGTCGGTGTTCATCGTCAAGCTGGACCAGGAGCAGAATGCGTTCAAGCGTGTCTCGTACAGCTATGCCGACATTCTAACCGAGTCCGTCGAAGTCATGCTGTGCAATGAACAAGGTCAGGTCCGCATCGATTTGCAGCACTGA
- the ispE gene encoding 4-(cytidine 5'-diphospho)-2-C-methyl-D-erythritol kinase, giving the protein MTKIYEKAPAKINLVLDVLRKREDGYHEVEMVMTMVDLADRLTLEELQRDQIVLASQAGFIPLDEKNLAFQAAKLLKQRYGVKKGVYIYLDKQIPVAAGLAGGSSDAAAALRGLNRLWDLNLGVPELEALGAELGSDVPFCVRGGTALATGRGERLESLESPPQCWVVLAKPPINVSTADVYGRFRASEVGVHPSVPDMLAALREGSFDRMCGALGNVLEKVTLAHYPEVRQIKEVMTRLGADGVLMSGSGPTVFGLVSKESKLARIYNGLRGFCKEVYVVRMLT; this is encoded by the coding sequence ATGACGAAAATATATGAGAAGGCGCCGGCGAAAATCAATCTGGTGCTGGACGTGCTGCGCAAGCGCGAAGACGGCTATCATGAAGTGGAAATGGTCATGACGATGGTGGATCTTGCCGATCGTCTCACGCTCGAGGAGCTGCAGCGCGATCAGATCGTGCTGGCCAGCCAAGCCGGCTTTATTCCGCTTGACGAGAAGAATCTAGCTTTTCAGGCGGCCAAGCTGCTCAAGCAGCGCTACGGCGTTAAGAAAGGCGTATATATTTACCTGGACAAGCAGATCCCCGTCGCCGCCGGGCTTGCAGGAGGGAGCAGCGACGCCGCCGCGGCGCTGCGCGGGCTGAACCGGCTCTGGGATCTGAACCTCGGCGTGCCGGAACTTGAGGCGCTAGGCGCCGAGCTGGGCTCGGACGTGCCCTTCTGCGTGCGTGGAGGGACCGCGCTGGCGACTGGCCGCGGCGAACGGCTCGAGAGCCTGGAGAGTCCACCGCAATGCTGGGTCGTGCTGGCCAAGCCGCCGATCAACGTGTCGACCGCGGACGTGTACGGGCGGTTCCGGGCGAGCGAGGTCGGCGTGCATCCATCCGTGCCGGATATGCTGGCGGCGCTGCGAGAAGGCTCCTTCGACCGGATGTGCGGGGCGCTGGGGAACGTGCTGGAGAAGGTGACGCTGGCCCATTATCCGGAGGTCAGGCAGATCAAGGAAGTGATGACGCGGCTCGGCGCGGACGGCGTGCTCATGTCGGGCAGCGGACCGACCGTATTCGGGCTCGTGTCCAAGGAGTCGAAGCTCGCTCGCATCTACAACGGTCTGCGCGGTTTTTGCAAAGAAGTTTACGTTGTGCGTATGCTCACCTAA